Part of the Henckelia pumila isolate YLH828 chromosome 2, ASM3356847v2, whole genome shotgun sequence genome is shown below.
AAAAATTCAGTGTATTTTTTCAACAATTATAGGGTATGTTACCATTTTGATGACAATGTATgttccattatatatatatatatcatgaatTTGGTTGTTATCACTTGAACTTTGAAGAAAACATTTCGATCAGATATATATTGACATTCTTTCAGCATTTCTGTAGCACCCATACCATGAAATAATATATGCaagatttatatttaataatcatCTACAATGGAAAAATACATTATACTATCAAAAACTTATTTCGTAAACCTGATTTTTTATTTCAGTCTTCAACTGTAAAGATGTTTTTCCAAAAAGTTCAGCACACTCTCTATCCCACAGTAAGAAAACTTCATTTCAAGTGATGTCAACAATTCTCACTTGTATCTTGAACCTAGTGAAAGAATGTTTCAAAAATATGTTTCATTAAATAATCGAtgtaaaatacaaaaaatatgaTATGTATGTGTGTTCCCTGAAAAAtggagaaaaaaatataataaaatcgaAGATAGATAGAACATAAAAACAAATCACAAAAAGTTTATGTATACTTCAACATCTTAAAATATGCATTCCATCGTGAGATATTGTTTGTTTTGATATGGAGGTAAATCGTAGCAATGTACTAACCGTAGTTTCAGCGCCCAATGCCAATCTGAAAGGTCTAGTTCtcatatcattttaaataaagGTGTCATTTGTTTTGCAATTGAGTGGTGAATGTTttattgaagtttgaaatgttaaataatattttcggCTCATAAACAGTAATTATACAGTAAGTGTCTCCAAACCAATAATGGAAATGCTTAGTGAGTTTTGTTAAGTTTTATAATTTTaaggaaaaattgtttttttagtcctgtatgtttgtcactttgcgattttggtcctctatatttttagatttcagttttagtccgctatctttatttttttggcaattttagtcctttttctgatgtggcgctgatgtggagctgacgtgtatagtgccacgtaatcattttcgaataaaaaggactgaaattgccaaaaatcgaaatatgcaggactaaaactgaaatatgaaaacatagaggacatAAATCGCTaagtgacaaacataaaggacaaaattgcagtttttcctAATTTTTAATTGTGcaggaatttttttttgaattatagagataaaattgtcaatattttggaaagaaaatattgtatattgtattaaaatatatatgaaaGTATTAAGCGTGATTTTGTTTTTGAATCTTTAaggatgatttttttaattattttcaaaatcaaTGATCATGTATGGAATGTTGAAATCTCGGAGTTGAGATTTATACATACTAGAATTTCGCTGCACGCGTTGCGTGCTCGTATATTTCGTTTtttaaaagaagaaaataaataataaattaaaaaataataaaaatataacgtttttctaaacaaatattcacaaaaatatatatatcatataaagtgagtgttatttttgtaaataaaataatatcaaagggcACAAAGTGAGCTTTTAATGGCTAGAAAAGAGGAAACCgtataaaatgactattttgtccaataattttggttttattaaaaattaagttaagagataatggtaatttcaaatcaagcttcaccaattaattgaaagtttgttaattagagggtctctactttaataatatagtaaaataTGGTAAATTAGAAACTTTATGTTATCTATATTGACCATTTAAATGTTTATTGATTTCATATTTATAtggatattatatatatatatatatatatatataatagttttggtgtattttaatatttatcaatattaatttttttcatttgaaaGGTGGGCGTTAATTTTAGTTCAAATTGGAAATATTATGTATTTCTCACACAATTtcgtaaaaaaaatatataattttttatacattttatttgatttgatgttaTTATGCTATGATGATAGATTACATGGCTAAATagtgaaaaaaatatgaatatgtCGTATAAACATATGCTATATATAATAGCAGGATTGATTTCTTAAATTTTAGAGGTGTAATTGTCAATTTGGAAAGAAAATATTGtgcatgtatataaatatatgaaagtatctatattttaaacttCATTTGTTCATGATTCTTTTTATTTGTGtgccttgattttattttaaatttaaattgatttgaaacaatatatatatatatatacacacacaataaataatatttatattttaatcacacacgcaacgcgtgtgcagACGCGACTAGTATATGGAATACATGAAATCATGGAATttagatatataaatatattgtaaattaacaacattattttatctatatatcaatctatatttatatattcgTGTTTATATCTTccatatatgtattatttaaaaatttacttTTCACTTAATTATATGTAATTAATTAACAGAATACTATTTCCGTTTTTGATAATCAGATTTTGGCGGGATTTTGCCAAAAATGGCaaaactcagttattatatatacaaaaaCTCCTACCTATAACTTAGTTTCAGTTCTCGACTGATAAGATATAAGAGTTTACAACTCGATTGATTTTTGCACGAAAGTGATCAGGGGCAGTCCTAAAGAGAACGACGCCCCGAGCGAAGTTTAGATCAGAGGGCctattaaattaatttgaaaagtCAGATATAATTGAGCTatacaaaattatatttcatatttcGTAATCATGAATTTTTCCATAAAAAAATCACAATAATATCCACACTTACAGTTCAGGTGCAAATTCAATTTATATATAGTTAATTTagttattcaaaattaaactaaaaaaacccaattttcaaaattaggtTTCAAAAATTGTGCTTCCAATCCACGAATTTTCAACTACTGCATGGAATTAACAACAAATATTAAcatcaaacataaaataaaaagtaaattGAACGACTCATAAATCAAATTTTAGCACAACCAGTGGCAGAGAAAAAGCATTCAAACAACTCAAGCTAAGAACTCGAAGCTAGGAAAATCAATGATCACTGAAGGGCGAAGTGGAGCGATGCTCGACGACAAACAACACCAAAATGAGAGATGTTTAACGGAGCAAATATTGAATATATAGCTTTGGACGTGCGTGAATATTCTTCGATATTttgtataataataattatatttttttaataattaattagacattattaataaataataattatattatatatatatatattaaaaattttaataaattgggGGGGCCCACCATGAGTGGGGCCCTGGGCAAGGGCCCTGTCCGCCCTGGGGCACAGCTGCCCCTGAAAGTGATCCTTCAATGATCAGAATATCTGTAAGTGTTTGTGCTTCGAGTTTGTAGATCGATCTTCACAATAAACGTTTGTTGGCCAAAAGTTTCAGAAGGCTTCTTCAATCAATCTTGATCCTTATTTATACTCTTTGGATGCCAATGGTCATAAATTCAAAAATAGATCTTAAGATAGAATTTGAATTATTCCCGACTTCCCGTTGCAATTGTCATTTTCACCAACAATCTCTGAGGCCGACAATTCTCTTTGGATCACGGCACTAACTTCTGTGGAATGTGTCAAAGATTATGAAAAACTTTATCCAAAGGATGCGGGGGTAATTAAACTGATCATAAGTCAGTTTAGTGGCTACAGTTTGGTTGTCTTATGTATCGTTAGTTGAGCTCATGCGAGTGGCTTGTTTGTCAGTTTGACGCTTCTTTCTTTATGTGGCAGTTTCAGTTTTGAACTTAGCTCTTCAGTTTAGCCTTGATTCATCAGTTTAGCTCATATCAGTTTAGGTCAATTGATATATAAATTCCAAAACTTGATTCctcaacacacacacacacaaatatatatatatatatatatatatatatatatatatatatttcagattttgaaaccaaaatttcaaaatttagatatatgataaattttaattttgataaaaaattagcataatcaataaaatatttttgaaaccgAAATTATTAAACattcaataaaattataaaatttgaaatatccgATAGATCTTGAaccaaaaattattatatataaattattaatgTAAATTTTCATACACACACATGTAAAATTaactgaaattaaattaataatatttcagataattattttaaattttattgctaatatttattagttaattaaatataaaaatttgtgaaaaataatctaattatttattaaatattttgttattattttttcaaatttataatttattgtaTAGTTGGTAATTATTTgtttgataatattttttttacttatcACGTGTGCAAATGtattaatattatttcaaaatcaatatactcacataaatatatgataaattattatgaatgttgttattttttaaaaatacatcaATTATTGATAAATAACGATGAAACGATTGatacaacaaaaaaattaatgaaatttcAGAATCGATGTAGATATTTAAAGTTATTTAATATTCTAaaactttttaatttaaattttaatatgaatatgaaaattttgaaattaattatagaTTTGGTAAGTGAATATTTAatgttaaaaattatttcatttaatgatatacatgttttggCGAGAAACTACTATTTTTGGCAAAACAtttgcttatatatatatatatatgtatgtatgtatgtatgtaaatatatatttcaaattttgaaccaagaatttcaaaatttaaaacctATGATAACATTTCAAAATTTGAGCCAAAAATTATCGTAAGAAATAAATTTGAAACCGAAATATTAAACATCATCAgattataaaatttgaaatatccaATAAATATCAGATATTGAACCgaaaattatcatatatatgaCATTAGTGAAAAttcttatacacacatatataaaattaatttaatttaaattaaattaataatatttcagataattattttaaatttaatggataaatgttttatttaattaattataaaaatttgtaaaGAATAatctaattattaattaaatattttcttattatttgttgaaatttatattttttattttatagtttgtaattatttattgataatatttaatatattgaTTCGTATGCAAATGtattaatattatttcaaaataaatatactcacataaatatatgataaataattatgaatgttattatttttttaaaaatacatcaATTACCGATAAATAATGAGAAAAAATgataaaccaaaaataaaattttttaatgaaatttcaGAATTGATCTAGATATTCaaagttattttatatttttcagatttattaatttaaattttaatatgaatattgaaagttttgaaattaattagaTTTGGTATGTGAATATTTGATGTTAAAACTATTTCCTTTTATGGTACACACGTTTTGGCGGGAAATTACTATTTTTGGTAAAaactctttatatatatatatatatatatatattaatatgaaaagttttgaaattaattagaTTTGGTATGTGAATATTTGATGTTAAAACTATTTCCTTTTATTGTATACACGTTTTGGCAAGAAATTATTACTTTTGGTAAAAActctgtttatatatatatataataataataataataataataataataataataataataataataaaaggcgAGATGCCGAGACGTGTgggttaaaaaaaattcgacATTTCAAGAGATACGATttgttcaaattttaaaatatatattaaaatcaaatctttgTCAAGATATTTTGTGTGCTAATCAAGTCAAGTCACTTTTCCTCTCAATAAAAGGAATGAGCATGGTCTTTAATTAGAGGAAGAACTCATCATgaacataataataatagtattaataataataataataacgagACGTGTGtggattaaaaaaatttcgaaaGAAGAGTTCTTCGTAAAAGCTTAGCTAACCGATCGTACATAGATGTATTGGAACAATCTTGGTGATCCATTTACGATAAGGTACGTTGTGCATGCGGTAATTTTCTTGGTGcatttttattgaataataatatatgatttttgtgtgtgtatatgtatatatatatatatatatgaatcatTGAGAATGATTTTCCCTGTAATTTATACACCAACCTTTTTAAATTTTCCCATGCTATTCAATCCAAGTTTCGGGAAAACTCAACATGAAAGTGTGTTCATATTGGAATAGAGTCAATCTTCGGTGTCATGGATTCTAtcctccttttttttttctttttttctttttttttttttgggtaacACGGCGTCATGATCAGTCATGGAGTCTCAAATAGGGATGGTAATTAATTTTAGGAGTGATAAAACAAAAAGATCAAAGTTTGCTTTAGCCAAAAGATATCGAATCAAGAcccaaaaaatgaaaaattgatGGATGAAAACGAAAAAAGTGAAGGTTACATGatcccaaaaaaatattttctcgatCATCTTTACTATATAATCTTTAGTATAAAAactattgatttatttttttcacgTAATTTGGTTGATGATAACGATTGATTCTTTGTATTTCAGTCTCAAGAGATGGATGATCGTCTTCCGGAGTCGATTTTAATGGAGGTTCTTCTCCGGCTTCCGTTGTTGGCATTACATAGGTTCAAAGTGGTCTGCAAGGATTGGCTTTCTCTGACTTCGACCGATTATTTCCTCGACAAATATAAATTGTATGCTACTCGTGGATGGGACTCGTCTCGTTGGGCCTTCGTTTCGTGTAAAGCATACGATTGTTCTGAAAGTCATGATCCAGTTGAAGCACATGAATTGCTGATCGACTTGCATTCTGGCGATCTCAAGTGCCCGATTCCTAACCGGTCCAAGGACGACGTGCCTACGACTACGAGTAGCTATAGGATCATGGGAGTGAGCAATGGTCTGGTTTTGTACCAGTGGTGGATCGGTGGTAGTTCGAGAAATGAGGTCGAACACGGTCCGAATTGGGGCGTATGCAACCCTGTCACCAGGCAGCGTGTTGTCCTTCCCCGAGGCATTAGTGAGCACCACTGGCGTGACATCTGGGGACTTGTCACTCGGACGAAAGATGGGGTTGTCGCGAGTTTTACGGTGGTGAGATATGGGTTGAAACTGTCGGGTTTCGAAGTGTTCTCGTCGGAAACGGGTGAGTGGAAACACTCACATGCCTATATTAATCTTCCTAGGCCTGCTTTCTTGCATCGGACGCCCACTGATGTTGGTGGAATCCTACATTGGATCATATATTGTCCATACGATGTTAGTGGGATAGTTGCATTTGATCCCCGCATAAGTGATTCCCGCGTCATCCCTCTTCCTGTTACCGAATGGAACAATCGCCGGATCGGAATGTGTGGCACGCACGACGGGCATCTAAGATATGTAGAATTTGCTGCCAAGAGTCTGAGAGTTTGGGAGCTCAAGGATTACGGTCGCGGAGACAATTGGTTGTTGCAACATAGAACCACTGTTGCCGATATTCTTCAAGATGTACATCTCGAGCGCGCGACTTTGAGAAGCAAAACCAAGTTGAAGCCCATATGTTTCCACCCGTTGGATCCCGACGTGGTCTACTTGGGATGCAATCATGGTTTTCTATCTTACAACATGCGGGAAGGGAAATCGCAGGTTCTCAAGACTTGTCATGCTCCTAGAGATGGAAGCCGATACTATAAATGGCGTCGGGCCTTTTGCCTTGTTATTCCGCCACTTCAACAGCTGATTCCCTCGTCGTGTCTCTCCTGAGGAATGAAGGGAATGAATCTTACTTGCTGAGGCTATTATGATTTTGATGATGTTCGATTTTAATTTATACATTGTTGGTTTCAATGGACATACGCACGTATTGTTTCATAGTTTTTGTTCCACTCACGTTGTGAtgatttccttttttttttttttttggcaagcAATGTTATTATTCTGTTGATGGAAGATCGATTGATGCTTTACTATGTACTCAATAGTCAAATTGGTGGAGCGTAGATGGGTACTTTGAtgatttattctttattttttttttgttagtttttaatttatcttatttctactATGTTCAATATAAACTTTTTAGATACTAATCCAAATTAAAGTAAAAGCATAGAGAAAATATGGTTCAATCTATGCTATCCCATTCGGGCAGTGCTCGTGTGGGGTAGCAACAGCCCGGATCACCCGATAGATCACATGATGTGATCTCTCGGGTGATCCGGGGCGTTGATGCTGGCAAATTGGGCAGTGTCCGTTTGCCAGCATAGACTGAACCGAGAAAATATATAGCTTACACTCATGGTTGAGTAAGTTTTTTGTGACACAAACAAGTCGATCTGATTTATATTTGCAATCAAAACCAATAATTTTGATGAAAAATAATagttttcataaatattttttatgaatcgAATTGAGTTAGTGAtttgtttcataaaatttaGGTGTGAACCGTCTCATAGATGTGAGTACCTTGGatatgattattttattttggttcCTCATAATTTTATGCttttattttcataaataaaaaagaaataagAAATAATCAAACAATCAATCGTGGGACAATATCACTGATTAATTTCATGAAATGCAATGACGGTTCACGAATTTCGGCTTTTTGAGGCTTCTTGCAACTGACAGATATATTAAAATAGAGATGACGAAAACTCtaccaattattttttttttttttttgacggtACCAATTATATTTAAGTGAGTCTCAATTGTATGTTTTTAATAAAGTTATAGCTAAAAAGAATCCGAGGTtccttaaaattttttaaaccttCAAACACcaatacaaaaaattttaacaaatttttttcaatACATGTTATCAATgcatcatttaaaaaaaaaaaaaattcaatcagCACGCATTTCTTCGAACAATTCGTCAACAAAAAGCGACGAGTCAAGTGGGGTAGAGAACCCGTTGGCCCACTAAAACTTCCTGGGCCGAAAATTGGATCAAAACATATCTCTATATTTTCAtagaaaaatttatggtaaattAGATCCTACCTATACAGGCACTGCTTTGACATAAATCTAATCGTGGACATTTACCAATAAATGTGAAgttcattattttttagtgaaccccgcatgtattgataaatgagGACCCTTAGATCTATCATGGGGTAATGCTTGTAAAGGTAGGTTGAAATGAACCAAAATTTAGAAAGGAGATAAAAGATAAATTGTAGGAGATATGATTTgttcaaatttaaaaatattaaaatcaaatattcttttTCATGATATTTTGTGTGCTAATTAAGTCACTCCTCTTCTTTATAAAAGGAACGATGAAGGCCTTTAATTCGCAAATaacaatatataatatataatcaatAAAAGGAAAAGTGTGTGGGTTATTCACCAATGATCTCCGAATTTTCCTTATTTTGACAACAATATGTTGAATATAATCTTCTATTTTAGTAATTTacttcaaataattaaatatgtttATATCATTTATTCTTTctattctatatatattttacatACAATTGCTTTTAAATAGTGATATATGTTCTTATATGTTATAAAACGTTGtatgaattttaaatatttatcgaCATCACTATCTAATTTACATTATTTCAAGAAGAATGATTTAGTTCGATATCACATAAATAACAAACCATACCAtgatcttttcttcttcttatttttttttttgctttgttACATCTCGTGTTTTTTACAAACTATAGttataaattttggttcaattttACAATTACagataaaacaaattaaatatgaaaaattttgtAGATATAAATATActcatttgatatattt
Proteins encoded:
- the LOC140878998 gene encoding putative F-box/kelch-repeat protein At1g15680, which encodes MDDRLPESILMEVLLRLPLLALHRFKVVCKDWLSLTSTDYFLDKYKLYATRGWDSSRWAFVSCKAYDCSESHDPVEAHELLIDLHSGDLKCPIPNRSKDDVPTTTSSYRIMGVSNGLVLYQWWIGGSSRNEVEHGPNWGVCNPVTRQRVVLPRGISEHHWRDIWGLVTRTKDGVVASFTVVRYGLKLSGFEVFSSETGEWKHSHAYINLPRPAFLHRTPTDVGGILHWIIYCPYDVSGIVAFDPRISDSRVIPLPVTEWNNRRIGMCGTHDGHLRYVEFAAKSLRVWELKDYGRGDNWLLQHRTTVADILQDVHLERATLRSKTKLKPICFHPLDPDVVYLGCNHGFLSYNMREGKSQVLKTCHAPRDGSRYYKWRRAFCLVIPPLQQLIPSSCLS